A portion of the Sphaerochaeta pleomorpha str. Grapes genome contains these proteins:
- a CDS encoding glycosyltransferase: protein MRVMHVLSQRVFSGAENVVCQIIASFSSYPDIEMVYVSPDGPISESLRLRNVRFYPMEKMSVSEVRRVIRLVHPDIIHAHDRRASVLAALSTTLPIISHMHVNDKRRKGLKFKSLVYLLSAPSYRHIFWVSKSAFEEFPFSRLLANKSSILINTMNKDEVRRRTLLDKQEYAIDVLFIGRITYQKNPQRLIHVLHELTLLNPTVKACIVGTGTMQNELENEIRANTLQDNVSYLGYVENPMKMLSQSKILLLTSRYEGTPMVALEAMILGIPIVSTPVDGMLDLVANGVTGFLSDDDHEMAVKMNEIITNPLLLASLSKATLEGADHLFDLQAYQDVLLSHYRKCYQLAHKKAKGMIYNVRS, encoded by the coding sequence ATGAGAGTAATGCATGTATTGTCACAAAGAGTTTTTTCTGGTGCCGAAAATGTGGTATGTCAAATTATAGCTTCTTTTTCTTCTTATCCGGATATCGAGATGGTATATGTGAGTCCCGATGGCCCGATTTCCGAGTCCTTGCGTCTTCGCAATGTGCGGTTTTATCCGATGGAAAAAATGTCAGTGTCTGAAGTGAGGAGAGTCATCAGGTTGGTGCACCCCGATATCATCCATGCACATGACAGACGGGCAAGTGTCCTGGCTGCTTTATCAACCACGTTGCCTATAATTTCGCACATGCATGTGAATGATAAGAGAAGAAAAGGATTAAAATTCAAATCCCTAGTGTATTTGCTTTCAGCCCCTTCGTATCGGCACATTTTCTGGGTTTCAAAGTCTGCGTTTGAAGAATTTCCTTTTTCCCGGTTACTTGCAAATAAAAGTTCAATTCTCATAAATACCATGAACAAGGACGAAGTAAGAAGAAGGACTCTCTTGGACAAGCAGGAGTATGCCATCGATGTCCTGTTCATTGGGCGCATTACCTACCAGAAAAACCCCCAGAGACTAATCCATGTATTGCACGAATTGACTTTGCTCAATCCAACGGTAAAGGCCTGTATTGTAGGTACGGGAACTATGCAAAATGAATTGGAGAACGAAATACGTGCTAACACTCTGCAAGACAATGTCAGCTATCTTGGATATGTGGAAAACCCCATGAAAATGCTCTCACAGTCCAAGATATTGCTTTTGACCTCACGGTACGAAGGGACTCCCATGGTTGCCCTGGAAGCCATGATCCTGGGTATCCCGATAGTCTCCACACCTGTCGATGGAATGCTTGACCTGGTTGCAAACGGTGTGACTGGGTTTTTATCAGATGATGACCATGAAATGGCTGTCAAAATGAATGAGATAATTACTAATCCCCTTTTACTGGCAAGTCTTTCGAAGGCCACTTTGGAAGGTGCTGATCATTTATTCGATTTGCAAGCATATCAAGATGTGTTACTGTCCCATTATCGAAAATGTTATCAGTTGGCACACAAAAAAGCCAAAGGCATGATCTATAACGTACGTTCCTGA
- a CDS encoding glycosyltransferase, translating to MKKALFVANVFNFIHQFERDDIKILIKKGYEIHVASNMTIPGYWGDHGQLDDLPIIKHNIPFHRSPFSIDNIKAYTILKKHIDENQYSIIHCHTPIGGFVTRLAARKSRILYGSKVIYTAHGFHFFQGASIKNWIRCFPAEWLCSFFTDILICINTEDYSFAKEHLHPQSVQYIPGVGIHLEALKKKQLQENIREKYHIDEDTIVLLSVGELIPRKNHLLVIDALQKLGRKDVKYIICGDGVLRDHIEKRIAQQEMQGEILLAGFCNNVFDYYSIADIFVFPSLQEGLPVALMEAMACHLPCLVSHIRGNTDLLSQKEVFFSPKKDASLIQVLKPLLANKELRVMLGNTNSELIKKFDSQIVKRGMRAIYAKTEQKGSPLSVKLPQLDRNVRHPLPSR from the coding sequence ATGAAAAAGGCTCTGTTTGTAGCTAATGTCTTTAACTTTATCCATCAGTTTGAGCGTGATGATATTAAGATATTGATAAAAAAAGGCTACGAGATCCATGTTGCGTCAAATATGACTATTCCAGGATATTGGGGTGATCATGGGCAACTCGATGATTTGCCAATAATCAAACATAACATTCCGTTTCACCGAAGTCCCTTTTCGATTGATAATATCAAGGCCTATACCATACTGAAGAAGCATATCGATGAAAACCAATATTCGATAATACATTGCCACACCCCCATCGGGGGCTTTGTAACCCGACTTGCCGCAAGAAAATCCCGAATCCTCTATGGGTCCAAGGTTATCTACACAGCCCATGGTTTTCATTTCTTCCAAGGGGCTTCAATTAAAAACTGGATTCGTTGTTTTCCGGCTGAATGGCTTTGCTCCTTTTTTACAGACATTCTTATTTGTATCAATACTGAGGATTACAGCTTTGCAAAAGAACATCTGCATCCTCAGTCGGTCCAGTATATACCAGGAGTCGGAATACATCTGGAAGCACTGAAAAAGAAGCAACTTCAGGAAAATATCAGGGAGAAATACCATATTGATGAAGATACCATTGTGCTCTTATCGGTAGGTGAGTTGATCCCCAGAAAGAACCACTTGCTTGTTATCGATGCGCTGCAGAAGCTCGGGCGAAAGGATGTGAAATACATTATCTGCGGAGATGGTGTGCTACGCGATCATATAGAAAAGCGAATTGCACAACAAGAAATGCAAGGGGAAATACTGTTGGCAGGATTCTGCAACAATGTCTTTGACTACTATTCCATTGCTGATATATTTGTTTTTCCTTCCTTGCAAGAAGGGTTGCCGGTTGCCTTGATGGAAGCGATGGCCTGCCATTTGCCTTGCCTGGTGTCGCATATCAGAGGTAACACAGATCTCCTTTCCCAGAAGGAAGTGTTTTTCTCCCCAAAAAAGGATGCATCCCTGATACAAGTACTAAAACCGCTTCTTGCAAATAAAGAACTGAGGGTGATGCTTGGCAATACCAATTCGGAACTGATCAAGAAATTTGATTCCCAGATAGTTAAAAGGGGAATGCGAGCCATTTATGCAAAAACAGAACAGAAAGGAAGCCCTTTATCGGTCAAGCTTCCCCAACTGGACAGAAATGTCAGGCATCCCCTTCCTTCTCGATAA